Proteins encoded in a region of the Falco rusticolus isolate bFalRus1 chromosome 12, bFalRus1.pri, whole genome shotgun sequence genome:
- the LOC119156204 gene encoding heme-binding protein 1-like, with translation MARVSLEDLDGLGEEDAAGGGEEEEGEEGEEEDEQERSRLFAHWEAIARTHRVSLPRDMAGPIVQMSRHSQARQPVPYDALSQQEKCEEAAYEERQYPAGKWACVTKGEPMYEQSISMSFMKLMRYICKENSVGCYLGMTVPVLNEIHLTREGTGLEREVVTAYYLPEEFQQNPPVPLDPEIHITERAPLRVLTRVFYGMTTEETILREISLFWELLGSTDTVLRETYIVAAYENPSVPQRRNEIWFICQPQ, from the exons ATGGCGCGCGTCTCGTTGGAGGACCTGGacgggctgggggaggaggacgcggctggcggcggcgaggaagaggagggggaggagggggaagaagaagatgAGCAAGAGCGGAGTCGGTTGTTCGCCCACTGGGAGGCCATAGCCAGAACGCACCGAGTGAGCCTGCCCCGCG ACATGGCAGGCCCGATCGTCCAGATGAGCCGGCACAGCCAGGCCCGCCAGCCCGTGCCGTACGATGCCCTCTCGCAGCAGGAGAAG TGCGAGGAAGCAGCCTACGAGGAGCGGCAATACCCAGCTGGGAAGTGGGCGTGTGTCACCAAGGGGGAACCCATGTATGAGCAGAGCATCTCCATGAGCTTCATGAAGCTCATGCGCTACATCTGCAAGGAGAACTCTGTAG GTTGCTATCTGGGCATGACAGTCCCAGTGCTCAACGAAATCCACCTGACCAGGGAGGGGACCGGGCTAGAGCGTGAGGTCGTAACTGCCTATTATCTCCCAGAAGAGTTCCAGCAAAACCCCCCTGTTCCCCTGGACCCTGAAATTCACATCACCGAGAGGGCACCACTTCGGGTTTTAACCAG GGTTTTCTATGGGATGACCACCGAGGAGACAATTCTGCGAGAGATCAGTCTCTTCTGGGAGCTTTTGGGCTCCACAGACACTGTGCTCCGGGAAACCTACATCGTGGCTGCTTATGAAAATCCCAGCGTCCCTCAGCGCCGCAATGAGATCTGGTTCATCTGCCAACCACAGTGA